From a region of the Streptomyces sp. NBC_01454 genome:
- a CDS encoding OmpA family protein yields MNTTGTAAVRTSGHRRPLGRRGGAPLLAGALAVVLTAGLTSACGGAAAPADACGWMTEPLGADAGHTVILVDGSASVRGTAAGRDYAGSVGRLLAAVVQRKDTVSVGTFSGDSAQIAWTVKDRSADWVTDNDNAINQKTRKQQAAECLSGFVAKAQGAAPHGSGSNVLAALTAGAAALDSAAGRHSLLVLTDGLSTAGCADLRAAAFRDKREIDAIARVCAARDEIPALKGVHLTLAGVGQPATDQPAPTPAQRTWLSSLWRKLCGAGKAASGTSCTVTPTVIGTADHPRPRKKPPQDPVIRYADDRPETYQLPGAALFDTNSSTVRRSALPLLGDVAVSARTTAGSRVAVYGYVDPRGRPGNNHQLSQDRADAVKRVLTGLGLTRVTAHGRGLPKGCATPQRAAGSGMSAEERLQCDRRVDIDIIRK; encoded by the coding sequence GTGAACACCACCGGCACCGCGGCGGTCCGCACCTCCGGGCACCGCCGGCCACTCGGGCGCCGCGGGGGAGCGCCCCTGCTGGCCGGCGCCCTGGCGGTCGTGCTGACGGCCGGTCTGACCAGCGCCTGCGGCGGCGCCGCGGCACCTGCGGACGCCTGCGGCTGGATGACGGAACCCCTGGGCGCCGACGCCGGCCATACGGTGATCCTCGTCGACGGCTCCGCCTCCGTACGCGGCACCGCCGCCGGGCGCGACTACGCCGGCAGCGTCGGTCGGCTGCTGGCGGCGGTGGTCCAGCGCAAGGACACCGTCTCGGTGGGCACCTTCAGCGGCGACTCCGCGCAGATCGCCTGGACCGTCAAGGACCGCTCCGCCGACTGGGTCACCGACAACGACAACGCCATCAACCAGAAGACGCGGAAGCAGCAGGCGGCCGAATGCCTCAGTGGCTTCGTCGCGAAGGCCCAGGGCGCCGCGCCGCACGGCAGCGGCAGCAATGTGCTCGCGGCCCTCACGGCGGGAGCCGCCGCACTGGACTCCGCGGCCGGCCGGCACAGTCTGCTGGTACTGACCGACGGTCTCTCCACCGCGGGCTGCGCCGATCTGCGGGCGGCCGCCTTCCGGGACAAGAGGGAGATCGACGCCATCGCCCGCGTCTGCGCCGCCCGGGACGAGATACCGGCCCTCAAGGGCGTGCACCTCACCCTGGCCGGCGTGGGCCAGCCGGCCACCGACCAGCCCGCTCCGACGCCGGCCCAGCGCACCTGGCTGAGCAGCCTGTGGCGCAAGCTCTGCGGCGCCGGCAAGGCGGCCTCCGGCACGTCCTGCACCGTCACACCGACGGTCATCGGCACCGCGGACCATCCGCGGCCGCGGAAGAAGCCGCCCCAGGACCCGGTGATCCGCTACGCCGACGACCGCCCCGAGACCTACCAACTGCCGGGCGCGGCGCTCTTCGACACCAACTCCTCGACCGTACGGCGATCGGCCCTGCCGCTGCTCGGCGACGTCGCGGTGAGCGCCCGCACCACCGCCGGCAGCCGGGTCGCCGTCTACGGCTACGTCGACCCGCGCGGCCGCCCGGGCAACAACCATCAGCTGTCACAGGACCGGGCTGACGCGGTGAAGAGGGTGCTGACCGGACTCGGGCTGACGCGGGTGACGGCCCACGGCCGGGGCCTGCCGAAGGGGTGCGCCACACCGCAGCGTGCTGCGGGGAGCGGGATGTCCGCCGAGGAACGGCTCCAGTGCGACCGGCGCGTCGACATCGACATCATCAGAAAGTGA